From the genome of Vicia villosa cultivar HV-30 ecotype Madison, WI linkage group LG2, Vvil1.0, whole genome shotgun sequence, one region includes:
- the LOC131648512 gene encoding uncharacterized protein LOC131648512 — translation MDVKIRPTCLWMLKAILKQREAVVDMQGWKDMMTAGKFCKKKIYNGLLSSTQLVTWRKLLYDNEARPRALFIMWIAYHDRLATKDKLLKFGILDNANCVLCVGAEDLNHLFFDCRINCDIWKEVLSWMQVNHMPKRWDQELDWMVHKSKCKSWKTKLIKTAFAETIYACWMYRNEIVYSANDNNKNIHRKIPNEVIDNIVHRMWRKSNLRGRIAPFLL, via the coding sequence ATGGATGTGAAAATTCGTCCCACCTGCTTGTGGATGCTAAAAGCTATTCTCAAGCAAAGAGAAGCTGTTGTGGATATGCAGGGTTGGAAGGACATGATGACTGCTGGGAAATTCTGCAAAAAGAAGATTTACAATGGTTTGCTAAGTAGCACACAACTTGTGACCTGGAGAAAATTGTTATACGATAATGAAGCTAGGCCCAGAGCACTGTTTATAATGTGGATAGCTTATCATGATCGCTTAGCAACTAAAGACAAACTTTTGAAGTTTGGTATCTTGGATAATGCAAACTGTGTGTTGTGTGTAGGTGCTGAAGACTTAAATCATTTGTTTTTTGACTGCCGAATAAATTGTGACATATGGAAGGAGGTGTTAAGTTGGATGCAGGTGAATCATATGCCAAAAAGGTGGGACCAAGAGCTGGATTGGATGGTGCACAAGAGTAAATGCAAGAGCTGGAAGACAAAGCTGATAAAGACTGCTTTTGCCGAAACTATATATGCTTGTTGGATGTATAGGAACGAGATTGTATATAGTGCAaatgataataataagaatatacATAGAAAAATACCTAATGAGGTTATAGATAATATAGTGCATAGAATGTGGAGAAAATCAAACCTTAGAGGAAGGATTGCTCCTTTCCTTCTATGA
- the LOC131648992 gene encoding casein kinase 1-like protein HD16, which yields MPQLRSGVRRARAAPVTEKESEPPPKPAPRGRGRPRTRLAAKKSEPPLTTPLLIPESLKKAVVEEEGVGVMGDERVGVSANKDKGVAAVPEEDANSPPLPERVQVGGSPLYKVERKLGKGGFGQVFVGRRERANAPGAVEVALKFEHRNSKGCSYGPPYEWQVYNTLGGSHGIPKVHYKGRQGEYYVMVMDILGPSLWDVWNTSGQSMSPEMVSCIAVESLSILEKLHAKGYVHGDVKPENFLLGQPNTAQEKKLFLVDLGLATKWKDSSSGKHTEYDQRPDMFRGTVRYASVHAHLGRTASRRDDLESLAYTLIFLHRGRLPWQGFQGDGKSFLVCKKKMGTSAEMLCCFCPAPFKLFLETVVNMKFDEEPNYSKLISLFDGILGPNPALRPINTEGAQKVGQKRGRLTADADDEQPKKKVRSGIPASQWISVYNARQPMKQRYHYNVADGRLAQHIERGIADDLLISCVSCCSNLWALIMDAGTNYTGQVYKLSPLFLHKEWILEQWDKNFYITSIAGANNGSSVVVMSKGTRYTQQSYKVSESFPYKWINKKWKEGFHVTSMGTAGNRWGIVMSRNAGFSEQVVELDFLYPSEGIHKRWDNGFRITATAATLDQSALILSIPRNRPGDETQETLRTSQFPSAHVKEKWAKNLYLAHLCYGRTVC from the exons ATGCCTCAGCTTCGTAGCGGAGTGCGACGTGCTCGTGCAGCGCCGGTAACCGAAAAGGAATCCGAACCACCACCTAAGCCGGCGCCGAGGGGGAGGGGTAGACCCAGAACTAGATTGGCCGCCAAGAAATCTGAGCCGCCGTTGACGACACCGTTATTGATCCCTGAAAGTTTGAAGAAGGCGGTGGTTGAGGAGGAAGGTGTGGGTGTCATGGGTGATGAAAGAGTTGGTGTCAGTGCTAATAAGGATAAGGGTGTTGCTGCTGTTCCAGAAGAAGATGCCAACTCTCCACCTCTTCCAGAAAGG GTTCAAGTAGGAGGATCGCCTCTCTATAAGGTAGAAAGGAAACTTGGTAAAGGTGGATTTGGCCAGGTTTTTGTTGGCCGTCGCGAGCGTGCTAATGCTCCTGGAGCTGTGGAG GTGGCTCTGAAATTTGAACATAGAAACAGTAAAGGTTGCAGCTATGGCCCTCCTTACGAATGGCAAGTATACAA CACACTTGGTGGTAGTCATGGAATACCTAAAGTACACTATAAAGGAAGACAAGGAGAATATTATGTGATG GTCATGGACATTCTTGGTCCAAGTTTGTGGGATGTATGGAATACCTCAGGCCAGTC GATGTCTCCTGAGATGGTCTCATGTATAGCTGTTGAGTCATTATCAATACTTGAGAAGTTGCACGCAAAAGG TTATGTACACGGAGATGTAAAACCAGAGAACTTTTTACTAGGTCAGCCCAACACAGCACAGGAGAAGAAATTGTTTCTTGTTGACCTTGGTTTAG CAACAAAATGGAAAGATTCGTCGAGTGGAAAGCATACTGAATATGATCAACGCCCCGACATGTTTAG AGGGACTGTTCGATACGCAAGTGTTCATGCTCATCTAGGAAGAACTGCCAGTAGAAGGGATGATCTTGAATCACTTGCATACACACTAATCTTCCTTCATAGGGGCCGATTGCCATGGCAAGGTTTCCAG GGTGATGGTAAATCCTTCCTCGTTTGCAAAAAGAAAATGGGAACATCTGCTGAGATGTTGTGCTGCTTTTGCCCTGCTCCTTTTAAACTATTTCTCGAGACTGTGGTGAACATGAAGTTTGATGAAGAACCCAACTATTCCAAGCTAATATCCTTGTTTGATGGTATACTCGGACCTAATCCCGCATTACGACCAATTAATACCGAAGGCGCGCAAAAG GTTGGGCAAAAGCGGGGTAGATTAACTGCTGATGCAGATGACGAACAGCCCAAAAAGAAGGTTCGTTCAGGGATTCCTGCTTCCCAATGGATTTCAGTTTACAATGCTAGACAACCAATGAAACAAAG GTATCATTACAATGTGGCTGATGGAAGATTAGCACAGCATATTGAGAGGGGGATTGCAGATGACCTTCTTATCAGTTGTGTATCATGTTGTTCCAATCTATGGGCACTTATCATGGATGCTGGAACTAATTATACCGGACAAGTTTACAAGTTATCACCGTTGTTTCTACACAAG GAATGGATCTTAGAACAATGGGATAAGAACTTCTACATTACTTCTATTGCAGGGGCCAATAATGGAAGCTCTGTTGTGGTGATGTCTAAAG GTACGAGGTATACTCAACAATCGTACAAAGTAAGCGAATCTTTCCCCTACAAGTGGATAAACAAGAAGTGGAAAGAAGGTTTTCATGTCACCTCAATGGGTACTGCTGGAAACCGCTGGGGTATTGTTATGTCTCGCAATGCTGGATTCAGTGAACAG GTGGTGGAACTGGATTTCCTCTATCCAAGTGAAGGAATCCATAAACGTTGGGATAATGGTTTTAGGATTACAGCAACTGCGGCCACATTGGATCAATCTGCGCTTATATTAAGTATCCCGAGGAACAGGCCCGGTGATGAAACTCAGGAAACTCTGCGCACATCTCAATTTCCCAGTGCTCATGTAAAG GAAAAATGGGCAAAAAACCTTTATCTTGCCCATTTGTGCTATGGGCGCACAGTATGCTGA